Proteins found in one Sorghum bicolor cultivar BTx623 chromosome 1, Sorghum_bicolor_NCBIv3, whole genome shotgun sequence genomic segment:
- the LOC110431742 gene encoding uncharacterized protein LOC110431742, whose amino-acid sequence MRMLTYGLPADATDEYIRIGESTALESLRRFVAAVVEIFRDEYLRHPNEADTTRLLAMGEKKGFPGMLGSIDCMHWAWKNCPYDKQGQYKGHVEKPTIILEAVASEDLWIWHAFFGMPGSHNDINVLHRSPLFDNLAEGRAPEVKYSVNGHDYNMGYYLADGIYPDWATLVKTIRHPMGNKRQYFAKSQEAARKMVERAFGVLQSRFAIVRGPARPWDIETLALIMRACVIMHNMIVEDEGFLVDPDERFEDDADNVEPAHGRAARSLDEYIEAHRQIRDKDTHVQLKEDLIEHLWNNHPDLYSY is encoded by the coding sequence ATGCGTATGCTCACTTATGGGCTTCCAGCTGATGCGACAGATGAGTATATCCGCATTGGCGAAAGTACTGCACTTGAGAGCCTACGTAGGTTTGTTGCTGCAGTTGTTGAGATTTTTAGAGATGAATATCTCAGACATCCCAATGAGGCAGACACAACACGCTTACTTGCAATGGGTGAGAAGAAAGGCTTTCCAGGAATGTTAGGGTCCATCGATTGTATGCATTGGGCATGGAAGAACTGTCCATATGACAAACAAGGTCAGTACAAGGGGCATGTGGAGAAGCCCACAATCATTTTGGAGGCTGTTGCTTCTGAAGACCTCTGGATATGGCATGCCTTCTTTGGAATGCCTGGGTCTCACAATGACATTAATGTTCTTCATAGATCTCCATTGTTTGATAACCTAGCAGAAGGTAGAGCTCCAGAAGTGAAGTATTCTGTCAACGGCCACGACTACAACATGGGTTATTACCTTGCAGATGGTATATACCCTGATTGGGCTACTTTGGTAAAGACAATCAGGCATCCTATGGGTAACAAGAGGCAATATTTTGCCAAATCGCAAGAAGCAGCGAGGAAGATGGTGGAAAGAGCTTTTGGGGTTCTTCAATCTAGATTCGCCATTGTTCGAGGACCAGCACGCCCTTGGGACATTGAGACTTTGGCATTGATCATGAGGGCTTGTGTCATAATGCACAACATGATTGTGGAAGATGAGGGATTCTTGGTCGACCCTGATGAGCGTTTTGAAGATGATGCTGACAATGTGGAACCTGCTCATGGTCGAGCTGCTCGATCACTAGATGAATATATCGAGGCGCATAGACAGATCAGAGACAAGGATACACATGTTCAGTTGAAAGAAGATCTCATCGAACACCTGTGGAACAATCATCCCGATTTATATTCGTACTAG